The following coding sequences are from one Reyranella humidisoli window:
- a CDS encoding amidohydrolase family protein translates to MDFDLVLRDVRLPDSTPDQPTTDIGVSQGRISAIAPKLGGSAREEYKGHGRLVCSGFVDTHIHLDKACILGRCEHNTKRMPHLAMERVSAVKHTMTVEDVIERASATIEKCISHGATRMRPHCEVDPKIGMRGFEGVKALVDKYKWAIDIEICVMPQEGLTNNPGTDELMVEALKNGARVVGAAPSYDSDSAAQIHRVFELAREFDADIDMHVDSGPTAEHLDTLLVCDLAEKYKWGGRVAVGHVGKLATMPFKDLDKVARRMADTGVAATVLTATDLYLGGRHTDHNVPRNVLDLNFLTERGVTCSVASNNILNPFTPFGDGQLLRQVNMHAIVTQRANDDEVKALWDMTTKTAAKLMRKDDYGIAVGGPADLVVLDAPDAVMALRTIAPVLAAYKRGRRTVTRTPVELHRP, encoded by the coding sequence ATGGATTTCGACCTTGTCCTGCGCGACGTGCGGCTCCCCGACAGTACGCCCGATCAACCGACCACCGATATCGGCGTAAGCCAGGGCCGCATCTCCGCGATTGCCCCCAAGCTCGGCGGCAGCGCCCGGGAAGAATACAAGGGTCATGGTCGACTGGTCTGTTCGGGCTTCGTCGACACCCACATCCATCTCGACAAGGCCTGCATCCTCGGCCGCTGCGAACACAACACCAAGCGCATGCCGCACCTCGCGATGGAGCGCGTGTCGGCGGTCAAGCACACCATGACCGTCGAGGACGTGATCGAGCGCGCTTCGGCGACCATCGAGAAGTGCATCAGCCACGGTGCCACCCGCATGCGTCCCCATTGCGAGGTTGATCCCAAGATCGGGATGCGCGGCTTCGAGGGCGTCAAGGCGCTGGTCGACAAGTACAAGTGGGCGATCGACATCGAGATCTGCGTCATGCCGCAGGAAGGCCTGACCAACAATCCGGGCACCGACGAGCTGATGGTCGAGGCGTTGAAGAACGGCGCGAGGGTCGTCGGAGCGGCGCCCAGCTACGACAGCGACAGCGCCGCCCAGATCCATCGCGTCTTCGAGCTGGCGCGCGAGTTCGATGCCGACATCGACATGCATGTCGACAGCGGCCCGACGGCCGAGCATCTCGACACGCTGCTGGTCTGCGATCTCGCCGAGAAATACAAATGGGGCGGCCGCGTCGCCGTCGGCCATGTCGGCAAGCTCGCGACGATGCCGTTCAAGGATCTCGACAAGGTCGCCCGGCGCATGGCCGATACCGGCGTCGCCGCGACGGTGCTGACCGCAACCGATCTCTATCTCGGCGGCCGCCACACCGACCACAACGTGCCGCGCAACGTACTCGACCTGAATTTCCTCACCGAACGCGGCGTCACCTGCTCGGTCGCCTCCAACAACATCCTCAATCCGTTCACGCCGTTCGGCGACGGCCAGCTGCTGCGCCAGGTCAACATGCACGCCATCGTCACCCAGCGCGCCAACGACGACGAGGTGAAGGCGCTGTGGGACATGACGACCAAGACGGCCGCCAAGTTGATGCGCAAGGACGATTACGGAATCGCCGTCGGCGGTCCGGCCGACCTCGTGGTTCTCGACGCGCCGGATGCCGTCATGGCGCTCAGGACGATTGCGCCGGTGCTGGCCGCCTACAAGCGCGGCCGCCGCACCGTCACCCGGACGCCGGTCGAGTTGCACCGGCCCTGA
- a CDS encoding Bug family tripartite tricarboxylate transporter substrate binding protein, which translates to MLSRRHLLLAGTAAALSPSLAAGQTAAPAPWPTKPIRWIVNFPPAGAADIMSRALAEYFGTKLGQPIVVENKPGAGGMLGADIVAKARGDAHIVMISSAASHGIGPVLYKDVPYDPLADFTHIHLVGTFPTVLAVNGTSPIASAKELIDMARAKPGEVTYGSGGNGTMNHLVGQLLALSTKTQFTHIPYRGSAPAMNDLLGGQITALMESLPTATGYFTSGRMKPLAVSEDQRAPTLPDVPTFREAGFPEVVATNWFGFSAPAGIPPEIAKRWETEIAAALQSAEIKERFEKLGIRPGTLGSQGYTALIATELPRWREVIKAGNIRAD; encoded by the coding sequence ATGCTTTCCCGACGTCATCTTCTGCTCGCCGGCACCGCCGCCGCCCTGTCTCCGAGCCTGGCCGCGGGCCAGACCGCGGCTCCTGCGCCGTGGCCGACCAAGCCGATCCGCTGGATCGTCAACTTTCCACCCGCGGGCGCGGCCGACATCATGTCGCGAGCGCTGGCGGAATATTTCGGCACGAAGCTCGGCCAGCCGATCGTCGTCGAGAACAAGCCCGGCGCCGGCGGCATGCTGGGTGCGGACATCGTCGCCAAGGCGCGCGGCGATGCCCACATCGTGATGATCTCCAGCGCCGCCTCGCACGGGATCGGCCCGGTCCTCTACAAGGACGTGCCCTACGATCCGCTGGCCGACTTCACGCATATCCATCTGGTCGGCACCTTCCCGACGGTGCTGGCGGTCAACGGCACCTCGCCGATCGCGTCGGCGAAGGAGCTGATCGACATGGCCCGCGCCAAGCCGGGTGAGGTCACCTACGGCTCGGGCGGCAACGGCACGATGAACCATCTGGTCGGCCAGTTGCTGGCGCTCTCGACCAAGACGCAGTTCACGCATATTCCCTATCGCGGCTCGGCGCCGGCGATGAACGACCTGCTGGGTGGCCAGATCACGGCCTTGATGGAAAGCCTGCCGACGGCGACAGGCTATTTCACCTCCGGGCGCATGAAACCTCTGGCGGTCAGCGAGGATCAGCGCGCGCCGACCCTGCCGGACGTGCCGACCTTTCGCGAGGCGGGATTTCCAGAAGTCGTGGCGACGAACTGGTTTGGTTTCTCCGCGCCGGCCGGAATCCCTCCCGAGATCGCCAAGCGATGGGAGACGGAGATCGCCGCGGCCTTGCAGAGCGCCGAAATCAAGGAGCGCTTCGAAAAGCTCGGCATCCGGCCTGGCACCTTGGGATCGCAGGGCTATACGGCGCTCATCGCCACGGAGCTGCCGCGTTGGCGCGAGGTGATCAAGGCGGGAAATATCCGCGCAGACTGA
- a CDS encoding thiolase family protein: MVHPLRDKAAVSGIGETAYTRGTSKSGLALQLEASLRALDDAGINPRDVDGVIPYFPGGAIAEDFIANLGLKDLTLSAFIPMGGATCVAAIQMAAMAVTTGVCKHVLISVGRTGYSGQRVSTRLQQFPVFAQANEFEAPIGMFAPAQLYAQGARRHMELYGTTARQMAEVAVVTRQHAILNGNVVMNKPLTVEDHHASRMISDPFRLFDCSLESDGGAAVIISATDRARDLKKPLVTIAGTAEGHPDSPASIAQRPDILDFGLVKSAPRAFAMAGVGPKDIDVAEIYDCFTFTVIRQLEILGFCKTGEGGPFVMDGRIALGGELPINTHGGLLSQGHVVGLNHVIELTRQLRREAGKAQVKDAELGLVTGYGDMGDGSIAILKRAA, encoded by the coding sequence ATGGTGCATCCGCTTCGCGACAAGGCGGCGGTGAGCGGCATTGGCGAGACCGCATACACGCGCGGCACGTCCAAGAGCGGGCTCGCGCTGCAACTGGAAGCCAGTCTCAGGGCACTCGACGATGCGGGGATCAATCCGCGCGATGTCGACGGCGTGATTCCGTACTTTCCGGGTGGCGCGATCGCCGAGGACTTCATCGCCAATCTCGGCCTGAAGGATCTGACGCTGTCGGCCTTCATTCCGATGGGTGGGGCGACCTGCGTGGCCGCCATCCAGATGGCGGCGATGGCGGTGACAACCGGCGTCTGCAAGCACGTGCTGATCTCGGTCGGCCGCACAGGTTATTCTGGCCAGCGCGTCTCGACCCGCCTGCAGCAATTCCCGGTATTCGCGCAGGCGAACGAGTTCGAGGCGCCGATCGGCATGTTCGCGCCGGCCCAGCTCTACGCCCAGGGCGCGCGCCGTCACATGGAACTCTATGGCACGACGGCGCGCCAGATGGCGGAAGTGGCGGTCGTCACGCGCCAGCACGCGATCCTCAACGGCAACGTGGTGATGAACAAGCCGCTGACGGTCGAGGATCATCACGCCTCGCGCATGATCTCCGATCCGTTCCGGCTGTTCGACTGCAGCCTGGAGAGCGACGGCGGCGCGGCGGTGATCATCAGCGCGACCGATCGCGCAAGGGATCTGAAGAAGCCCCTCGTCACCATTGCCGGCACGGCGGAGGGCCATCCCGATTCGCCCGCGTCGATCGCGCAGCGGCCTGACATACTGGACTTCGGCCTCGTGAAGTCGGCACCGCGCGCCTTCGCGATGGCCGGCGTCGGGCCGAAGGACATCGACGTCGCCGAGATCTATGACTGCTTCACCTTCACGGTGATCCGCCAGCTCGAGATCCTGGGCTTCTGCAAGACCGGCGAGGGCGGTCCGTTCGTGATGGACGGCCGCATCGCGCTGGGCGGCGAGTTGCCGATCAACACCCATGGCGGTCTATTGAGTCAGGGCCATGTGGTCGGCCTAAACCATGTGATCGAGCTGACGCGTCAGCTTCGCCGCGAGGCCGGGAAGGCGCAGGTGAAGGACGCCGAGCTGGGCCTCGTTACCGGCTACGGCGACATGGGCGACGGTTCCATCGCGATCCTGAAGAGGGCAGCATGA
- a CDS encoding Zn-ribbon domain-containing OB-fold protein encodes MSQAPAPVAPAPERPLPTPTRESQPYWDGMREGRFLLQYCSSCGTVRHYPRPVCSHCFSMESEFKEAPLGGSLYAWTVCHHPFNFFFKASAPYIVALVDMDAGVRVNAQLHGVPEAALKIGLRVKLGFEPVNKEVTLPVFVAE; translated from the coding sequence ATGAGCCAGGCTCCCGCCCCGGTCGCCCCTGCGCCCGAACGTCCGCTGCCGACGCCGACGCGTGAGAGCCAGCCTTACTGGGACGGCATGCGCGAGGGCCGCTTCCTGCTGCAGTACTGCTCGTCCTGCGGCACGGTCAGGCACTATCCGCGGCCCGTCTGCTCGCACTGCTTCTCGATGGAGAGCGAGTTCAAGGAAGCGCCGCTCGGCGGCAGCCTTTACGCATGGACGGTGTGCCATCATCCGTTCAATTTCTTCTTCAAGGCATCGGCGCCCTACATCGTGGCGCTGGTCGACATGGATGCCGGCGTGCGCGTCAACGCGCAGCTGCACGGCGTACCCGAGGCGGCGCTGAAGATCGGGCTGCGTGTGAAGCTCGGCTTTGAGCCGGTCAATAAAGAGGTGACGCTGCCCGTTTTCGTCGCCGAATAG
- a CDS encoding Bug family tripartite tricarboxylate transporter substrate binding protein, translating to MKRSVFVASALAALVLPFAASAQTDWPQKPVSLVVPYPPGGVNDAVARVYAEKLSAELGKPFIVDNRAGAATTVASNFVAKAAPDGYTIYAAGTSLIINPTLTGQVQYDPNKSFELVSLMSFTPFILHVNSEFPAKNMAELIAYVKANPGKFNIASSGIGATNHLAAELLKAQAGLNITHVPYKGGAQAGQDVASGQAQMMFSAALEAKPVLATGRTRAIAISSLKRSPAFPDIPTVVEAAGLPDFEAVFWQGMVVPAGTPKAIVDKLQKAIAKIAAEPEMIDRFKPQGVEIRASTPAEFKTFLDKEEKRWTKLIKEQNIKPE from the coding sequence ATGAAGCGTTCTGTATTCGTGGCGTCGGCACTCGCCGCGCTGGTACTGCCGTTTGCCGCCTCGGCGCAGACCGACTGGCCGCAGAAGCCGGTCTCGCTGGTTGTCCCCTATCCGCCGGGCGGCGTGAACGACGCCGTGGCCCGCGTCTATGCCGAGAAGCTCTCGGCGGAACTGGGCAAGCCGTTCATCGTCGACAACCGCGCCGGCGCTGCCACCACCGTGGCCTCCAACTTCGTCGCCAAGGCCGCTCCCGACGGCTACACGATCTATGCTGCCGGCACGTCGCTGATCATCAATCCGACGCTCACGGGCCAGGTCCAGTACGACCCCAACAAGAGCTTCGAGCTCGTGTCGCTGATGTCGTTCACGCCCTTCATCCTGCACGTCAACTCGGAGTTCCCGGCCAAGAACATGGCCGAGCTGATCGCCTACGTGAAAGCCAACCCCGGCAAGTTCAACATCGCAAGCTCTGGCATCGGCGCGACCAACCATCTCGCCGCCGAACTGCTGAAGGCGCAGGCCGGTCTCAACATCACGCACGTTCCCTACAAGGGCGGCGCGCAGGCCGGCCAGGACGTGGCCTCGGGCCAGGCGCAGATGATGTTCTCGGCCGCCCTCGAGGCCAAGCCGGTGCTGGCGACGGGCCGCACCAGGGCCATCGCCATCTCGAGCCTCAAGCGCTCCCCCGCGTTCCCCGACATCCCGACCGTGGTGGAAGCGGCCGGGTTGCCCGACTTCGAGGCCGTGTTCTGGCAGGGCATGGTGGTGCCGGCCGGCACGCCCAAGGCGATCGTCGACAAGCTGCAGAAGGCGATCGCCAAGATCGCCGCCGAACCCGAGATGATTGATCGCTTCAAGCCGCAGGGCGTGGAAATCCGGGCCTCGACACCGGCCGAGTTCAAGACGTTCCTCGACAAGGAGGAGAAGCGCTGGACGAAGCTGATCAAGGAACAGAACATCAAGCCGGAGTAG
- the alkB gene encoding DNA oxidative demethylase AlkB, with amino-acid sequence MRLSLFDADGGKEALAPGATVLRGFARKRDIALLAAIEDVAARAPFRHMVTPGGFQMSVAMTNCGAAGWITDRSGYRYQAHDPQSGLPWPALSPAFLSLADEAATAAGFANFVPDACLINRYEPGTKLSLHQDKDEADYDHPIVSVSLGLPATFQFGGQKRADPVRKVALEHGDVVVWGGPSRLFHHGVLTLKSGEHPLTGRRRFNLTLRKAL; translated from the coding sequence ATGAGGTTGAGCCTGTTCGACGCAGATGGCGGAAAGGAGGCGCTGGCGCCCGGCGCCACGGTGTTGCGCGGATTCGCACGAAAGCGTGATATCGCGCTGCTGGCCGCCATCGAGGATGTCGCGGCCCGGGCACCGTTCCGGCACATGGTGACGCCTGGCGGCTTCCAGATGTCGGTGGCGATGACCAATTGCGGCGCGGCCGGCTGGATCACCGATCGCTCCGGCTACCGCTATCAGGCGCACGACCCGCAAAGCGGGCTGCCGTGGCCCGCGCTGTCGCCTGCCTTCCTCTCGCTCGCCGATGAAGCCGCGACTGCGGCGGGCTTCGCGAACTTCGTGCCCGACGCCTGCCTGATCAACCGCTACGAGCCCGGCACGAAGCTGTCGCTGCACCAGGACAAGGACGAGGCCGATTACGACCATCCCATCGTCTCGGTATCCCTCGGCCTGCCCGCCACCTTCCAGTTCGGTGGACAGAAGCGCGCCGATCCCGTCCGGAAGGTCGCGCTGGAACATGGCGACGTGGTCGTCTGGGGCGGCCCGTCACGCCTGTTCCATCACGGCGTGCTGACATTGAAAAGCGGCGAGCATCCGCTGACCGGACGCCGCCGCTTCAACCTCACGCTCCGGAAAGCGCTTTGA
- a CDS encoding c-type cytochrome encodes MNNWITAAAVIVAGMATAGGPAAAQSGEASKGQRVFNTQCKACHTVEKDGTSHTGPNLHGLFGRKAGTGGGYESSDAMKNSGIVWDDTTVAEYSRDPKGKVPGTKMLYNGVKNAGQLADLVAYLKEATK; translated from the coding sequence ATGAACAATTGGATCACTGCCGCCGCTGTGATCGTCGCCGGCATGGCGACCGCGGGTGGCCCTGCCGCCGCGCAATCCGGAGAAGCCTCGAAGGGGCAGCGCGTCTTCAACACCCAGTGCAAGGCCTGCCACACCGTGGAGAAGGACGGCACGAGCCACACCGGTCCCAACCTGCACGGCCTGTTCGGCCGCAAAGCCGGCACGGGCGGCGGCTACGAGTCTTCCGACGCCATGAAGAACTCGGGTATCGTCTGGGACGATACGACGGTCGCCGAATACAGCCGCGACCCCAAGGGCAAGGTGCCGGGCACCAAGATGCTCTACAACGGCGTGAAGAATGCCGGCCAGCTTGCCGACCTCGTCGCCTATCTCAAGGAAGCGACGAAATAG
- a CDS encoding MFS transporter, translating into MASRLPLLILLIAVTCLSQFYRVSNSVIAPELVRDLDLSARQLGWAGSAFFFALFAVQIPVGLWFDRFGARRTVAVLSLLAMLGSIWIARAPDAADLIAGRTIVGVGCAASFMSVVFLCSRWFEQAKLATRLSWVFAASNIGTLAAATPLAWIAATVGWRAGFLGLAAVTLLVAIGFLVFVRDRPPEYRGPEAAKESPGQILRGLWEVWRTPGLGPVLSMHFFAYATMLTVLGVWGGPYLYDVHKLDGVARGNVLLAMGVAQILGILAYGPMDRVLRSRKRVVFCGAAISMVLLAILAALPNPPLWLAVTLLIAFCFFCAYGTVIVAQGRALFPDRLAGRGVTTVNMAQCLGLAVLPALAGYIVEAFGAGDTAYRWVFGMLAAGLALGSIAYVRARDSFTART; encoded by the coding sequence ATGGCGTCGAGACTGCCCCTCCTCATCCTGCTGATCGCCGTCACTTGCCTCAGCCAGTTCTATCGCGTGTCGAACAGCGTGATCGCGCCCGAGCTGGTGCGCGACCTCGACCTCAGCGCGCGGCAGCTCGGCTGGGCCGGCAGCGCCTTCTTCTTCGCGCTGTTCGCGGTGCAGATACCGGTCGGCCTGTGGTTCGATCGGTTCGGCGCGCGCCGCACGGTGGCGGTCCTGTCGCTGCTGGCGATGCTGGGCTCGATCTGGATCGCGCGCGCCCCGGATGCCGCCGATCTCATCGCCGGCCGCACCATCGTGGGCGTCGGTTGCGCCGCCTCGTTCATGTCCGTCGTCTTCCTGTGCTCGCGCTGGTTCGAGCAGGCCAAGCTCGCCACGCGCCTCTCCTGGGTGTTCGCGGCCTCCAACATCGGCACGCTGGCGGCGGCGACGCCGCTCGCCTGGATCGCGGCGACGGTCGGATGGCGCGCCGGCTTCCTGGGTCTCGCCGCCGTCACCCTGCTGGTGGCCATCGGCTTCCTCGTCTTCGTACGCGACCGGCCGCCGGAGTATCGCGGCCCTGAAGCGGCCAAGGAGTCGCCCGGGCAGATCCTGCGTGGCCTCTGGGAAGTCTGGCGGACGCCCGGCCTCGGCCCCGTGCTGTCGATGCACTTCTTCGCCTACGCCACGATGCTCACCGTGCTCGGCGTGTGGGGCGGCCCCTATCTCTACGACGTGCACAAGCTCGACGGCGTGGCACGCGGCAACGTGCTGCTCGCCATGGGTGTCGCTCAGATCCTGGGCATCCTGGCCTACGGGCCGATGGATCGCGTCCTGCGCTCGCGCAAGCGCGTGGTGTTCTGCGGCGCGGCAATCTCGATGGTGCTGCTGGCGATCCTGGCGGCACTGCCCAACCCGCCACTTTGGCTCGCCGTGACGCTGCTGATCGCCTTCTGCTTCTTCTGCGCCTACGGCACGGTGATCGTGGCGCAGGGGCGTGCGTTGTTCCCCGACCGCCTGGCCGGCCGCGGCGTCACCACCGTCAACATGGCGCAGTGCCTGGGTCTCGCGGTGCTGCCCGCCCTCGCGGGTTACATCGTCGAGGCTTTCGGCGCCGGCGACACCGCCTATCGCTGGGTGTTCGGCATGCTCGCCGCCGGCCTCGCGCTCGGTTCGATCGCTTACGTTCGGGCACGCGACAGCTTCACGGCGCGCACGTAA
- a CDS encoding NADPH-dependent FMN reductase: protein MSETLKLVAFCGSLRKASLNRLSLQAFVERLPAGTSCETIEIGDWPLYDADVQAKGFPDKVQAAQKAMLEADGIVLVSPEYNYGISGVLKNAIDWLSRMTPQPFAAKPVALFGASMGVLGTARAQYQLRQTLVFLDGRPVNKPEVMIAQAQNKFADGKLTDEMTGKLLGDLGAALALACRQAKAAAAVK from the coding sequence ATGTCCGAGACCCTGAAACTCGTCGCGTTCTGCGGCAGCCTGCGCAAGGCATCGCTCAATCGCCTGTCTCTTCAGGCCTTCGTCGAACGACTCCCCGCCGGCACCTCCTGCGAGACGATCGAGATCGGCGACTGGCCGCTCTATGACGCCGACGTCCAGGCCAAGGGCTTCCCCGACAAGGTGCAGGCCGCGCAGAAGGCCATGCTGGAGGCCGACGGCATCGTGCTGGTCAGCCCGGAATACAATTACGGAATCTCGGGCGTGCTGAAGAACGCGATCGACTGGCTGTCGCGCATGACGCCGCAGCCCTTCGCCGCCAAGCCGGTCGCGCTGTTCGGCGCCTCGATGGGCGTGCTCGGCACGGCGCGCGCACAGTACCAGCTTCGCCAGACGCTGGTGTTCCTCGACGGCCGTCCGGTCAACAAGCCCGAGGTCATGATCGCCCAGGCGCAGAACAAGTTCGCCGACGGCAAACTCACCGACGAGATGACGGGCAAGCTGCTCGGCGATCTCGGCGCCGCGCTGGCGCTCGCCTGCCGCCAGGCGAAGGCGGCCGCCGCCGTCAAATAG
- a CDS encoding 5-formyltetrahydrofolate cyclo-ligase, which yields MIAHDNDAGRDGPDDDYGSPACMIHLVDPASGALSDQDPRQQQDLKRWRSVERERLVALRRAIPAEERRGLSDRIARELDRLLGDLSGKTVAAYLPFRGEPDLRFWIEGLSVRGAIAALPVVVAPRSPLEFRTWSRGEPLRPGVWTIPVPAGGTLVTPDVVIAPVVGYDAACYRLGHGGGYYDRTLAALPRRPRIVGVGYERLALRTIYPQTYDVPTDAIVTEAGVSTR from the coding sequence ATGATCGCCCACGACAACGATGCAGGACGTGACGGGCCGGACGACGACTACGGCTCGCCGGCCTGCATGATCCATCTCGTCGATCCAGCTTCAGGTGCGTTGTCCGACCAGGACCCCCGGCAGCAGCAGGATTTGAAGCGTTGGCGCTCCGTCGAGCGCGAGCGGTTGGTCGCGTTGCGGCGGGCCATCCCGGCCGAGGAGAGGCGCGGTCTCTCGGACCGGATCGCCCGTGAACTCGACCGGTTGCTCGGGGATCTGTCCGGGAAGACCGTTGCCGCCTACCTGCCGTTCCGCGGTGAGCCCGACCTGCGTTTCTGGATCGAGGGACTCTCGGTGCGCGGCGCGATCGCGGCTCTGCCGGTGGTCGTTGCCCCGCGCTCGCCGTTGGAGTTCCGCACCTGGAGCCGCGGCGAGCCGCTCCGGCCCGGTGTCTGGACCATTCCGGTGCCAGCCGGAGGAACGCTCGTGACGCCGGATGTCGTGATCGCGCCCGTCGTCGGCTACGACGCGGCCTGTTACCGGCTGGGACATGGCGGCGGCTATTACGACCGCACGCTGGCCGCCTTGCCGCGCCGCCCGCGCATCGTGGGCGTGGGCTACGAGCGCCTCGCCCTCCGCACCATCTATCCGCAGACCTACGACGTGCCGACGGACGCCATCGTCACGGAAGCCGGCGTGTCGACCCGATAG
- a CDS encoding GNAT family N-acetyltransferase: MNTIYAREDDLGADEYIDVVAKSGLNRPIGDRPRIEQMLKQANLILTARQDGKLVGFARSLTDFCFCCYLSDLAVDKACQGQGIGRRLIEMTRTEAGGANTTTLLLSAPTAMTYYEGIKMPKADNCFLYRRQQ; this comes from the coding sequence ATGAACACGATCTACGCCCGCGAGGACGATCTCGGTGCAGACGAGTACATCGACGTGGTCGCCAAGTCGGGCCTGAACCGCCCGATCGGCGACCGGCCGCGTATCGAGCAGATGTTGAAGCAGGCCAACCTGATCCTGACCGCGCGCCAGGACGGCAAGCTGGTGGGCTTCGCGCGCTCGCTCACCGACTTCTGCTTCTGCTGCTATCTCTCCGACCTCGCGGTCGACAAGGCCTGCCAGGGGCAGGGCATCGGAAGGCGCCTGATCGAGATGACCCGCACCGAGGCGGGCGGCGCCAACACCACGACGCTGCTGCTCTCGGCCCCGACGGCGATGACGTACTACGAAGGCATCAAGATGCCCAAGGCGGACAACTGCTTCCTCTACCGCCGCCAGCAGTAG
- a CDS encoding alpha/beta fold hydrolase, producing the protein MPRSPLVLLPGLLNTRRVYDHQVEALADIADFTIPELWHHETMAAMAEATLALAPPTFALCGFSMGGYVAFEIFRRAPHRVERIALMDTQAGPDSPETAARRRGFIEQTRIGRFHGVHPTLLPQLVHPSRAADTAVTQPLLDMATEVGGDGFVREQQAILGRADSRPLLVDIEVPALVVVGRQDLVTPPARAEEIATDIANARLVVIEECGHMAPLEKPAEVSAALRRWLTQ; encoded by the coding sequence ATGCCGCGTTCTCCGCTCGTCCTGCTGCCGGGCCTGCTCAACACACGCCGCGTCTACGATCACCAGGTCGAGGCGCTGGCCGACATCGCCGATTTCACGATCCCCGAACTCTGGCACCACGAGACGATGGCGGCGATGGCCGAGGCGACGCTCGCCCTGGCGCCACCGACCTTCGCCCTCTGCGGCTTCTCGATGGGCGGCTACGTCGCGTTCGAGATCTTCCGCCGCGCGCCGCATAGGGTCGAACGCATCGCCCTGATGGACACCCAGGCCGGCCCCGATTCGCCCGAGACGGCAGCGCGCCGGCGCGGCTTCATCGAGCAGACCCGTATCGGCCGCTTCCATGGCGTGCATCCAACCCTGCTGCCGCAGCTCGTTCATCCCTCGCGCGCCGCCGACACGGCCGTCACGCAACCCCTGCTCGACATGGCGACCGAGGTGGGCGGCGACGGGTTCGTGCGCGAGCAGCAGGCCATCCTGGGCCGCGCCGACAGCCGTCCGCTGCTGGTCGACATCGAGGTGCCGGCGCTGGTCGTCGTCGGACGCCAGGACCTCGTCACGCCGCCGGCGCGCGCCGAGGAGATCGCCACCGACATCGCCAACGCGCGGCTCGTGGTGATCGAGGAGTGCGGACACATGGCGCCGCTGGAGAAACCGGCCGAGGTCTCGGCCGCCCTGAGGAGATGGTTGACGCAATGA